From the Ensifer adhaerens genome, the window CGAGCGGAATGGCGCTCACGAAATCGAGGCTGTGGAGCAGCGTCCGTTCGCCTTCCGAGAACCCGCCCTCCGGGCCGATCAACAGGGCGAGTTTCTTTTCCTTGATGCCGGAAAGGATCGGCAGCGGGTTCTGGCTGTCGCTGCCTTCGTCGCAAAAGATGATGCGCCGGTCGCTGGACCAGGTGGAAAGCACATCCTCAAGCCGACGCGGCTCTTCCACATCGGGAATACCCAGCACGCCGCATTGTTCAGCGGCCTCGATGACGTTGGCGCGGACCCGTTCGATGCTGCCGAGCTTGCCCTGCACGTGCTGGGTCATCACCGGCTGCAGCAGGCCTGCACCCATCTCGACGGCCTTCTGCACGAGATAGTCGAGCCGCCCGACCTTGAGCGGTGCAAAGAGATAGACGAGATCGCAGGGTTCCGGCTGTGGGCGGGTCTGCTCGACCGATGTCAGCACCAGACGCTTTTTGCTGGCGAAGGAAAGTTCGGTGCGCCATTCGCCATCGCGTCCGTTGAAGGTAAGGATCGAGGAGCCTTCCTCATAGCGCAGCACATTGACCAGGTAGTTGAACTGTTCCTTCGTCGCCTCCTGGCTGGAGCCGGCGTTAAGAGCGTGCTCGACGAACAGTCGCTGCATGCGAAAATTGGCGCGCATATCGGGTGCTTTCACATGAAAATGCTG encodes:
- a CDS encoding 16S rRNA (uracil(1498)-N(3))-methyltransferase, whose product is MRANFRMQRLFVEHALNAGSSQEATKEQFNYLVNVLRYEEGSSILTFNGRDGEWRTELSFASKKRLVLTSVEQTRPQPEPCDLVYLFAPLKVGRLDYLVQKAVEMGAGLLQPVMTQHVQGKLGSIERVRANVIEAAEQCGVLGIPDVEEPRRLEDVLSTWSSDRRIIFCDEGSDSQNPLPILSGIKEKKLALLIGPEGGFSEGERTLLHSLDFVSAIPLGPRILRADTAAVAAMAVIQATVGDWR